One window of the Anolis sagrei isolate rAnoSag1 chromosome 5, rAnoSag1.mat, whole genome shotgun sequence genome contains the following:
- the PCDH7 gene encoding protocadherin-7 isoform X15: MWRLRRLPALVRCCACWLLLLLPPPLGLVVPASAKQVLRYRLAEEGPADIRIGNVASDLGIVTGSGEVTFSLESGADYLKIDNMTGELSTTERRIDREKLPQCQMIFDENECFLDFEVSVIGPSQSWVDLFEGRVVILDINDNTPTFPSPVLTLTVEENRPVGTLYLLPTATDRDFGRNGIERYELLQEPGGGEGRRGASDKRRPEAEGGGGSSTARSTVFELQVADTPDGEKQPQLIVKGPLDREQRDAYELSLRVRDGGDPARSSQALLRVLITDVNDNSPRFEKSVYEADLAENSSPGTPILQLRAADADAGVNGQLEYVFGAATESVRRLLRLDEASGWLSVLHRIDREEVNQLRFSVMARDRGQPPKSDKATVVLNIRDENDNVPAIDIRKIGRIPLRDGVATVGEDVLVDTPVALVQVSDRDQGENGVVTCTVVGDVPFQLKPASEGEGEPQNKRKYFLHTSAPLDYEAARDYNVVIVAVDSGSPSLSSNNSLLVRVADANDNPPVFGQALLELSFPENNAPGERVATILATDADSGKNAEIAYSLEPLPASPSSSSSEAGLFTIDPDSGEVRVQAALDREQRDAYEFQVTARDKGTPSLQGSTRVLLRVADRNDNEPRFMQDVFTFYVKENLQPNSPVGMVTVMDADKGRNAQLSLSIQGEGESGIFSIENDTGTIFSAVSFDREMQTSYTFAVKAVDGGEPARSATATVSLFVMDENDNAPVVTAPANGSYTVLPPSSLPRVAVATVRARDADAGPNAELSYSLVGGNPFRLFEIDAASGVVSLVGQLAPKHYGLHRLVVQVNDSGAPGQATTALLHVFVNESLANATLVESQVARSLHTPLGQDIAGDPSYELGKQRLSIAVGVVAGVVTVALLLLGVGLARYCRAKAHQRGGYEAGKKDHEDFFAPAPLHHHDKAKKPKKDKKGKKAAGKQPLYSSIVTVEASKPNGQRYDGVHEKLAGDSPALSRYRAVNGGPGGSPDLARHYKSSSPLPTVQLHPQSPTAGKKHQAVQELPPANTFVGAGDNISIGSDHCSEYSCQASSKYSKQILEISYGKSHTMLSYTKDGEVIWPSNVAACQFLINEECSLVKDDGN; this comes from the coding sequence ATGTGGCGGCTGCGCCGGCTGCCGGCCCTGGTGCGCTGCTGCGCCTGCTGGCTCCTTCTCCTGCTGCCTCCGCCGCTGGGGCTGGTGGTGCCGGCGTCGGCCAAGCAGGTGCTGCGCTACCGCCTGGCCGAGGAGGGCCCCGCCGACATCCGCATCGGCAACGTCGCCTCCGACCTGGGCATCGTCACCGGCTCGGGCGAGGTCACGTTCAGCCTCGAGTCCGGCGCCGACTACCTCAAGATCGACAACATGACGGGCGAGCTGAGCACCACCGAGCGCCGCATCGACCGCGAGAAGCTGCCGCAGTGCCAGATGATCTTCGACGAGAACGAGTGCTTCCTCGACTTCGAAGTCTCCGTCATCGGCCCTTCGCAGAGCTGGGTGGACCTCTTCGAAGGCCGGGTGGTCATCCTGGACATCAATGACAACACGCCGACCTTCCCGTCCCCAGTGCTGACGCTCACCGTGGAGGAGAACCGCCCCGTGGGCACTCTCTACCTCCTTCCCACCGCCACTGACCGCGACTTCGGGCGGAACGGAATCGAGCGCTATGAGCTGCTCCAAGAGCCCGGCGGTGGTGAGGGGCGGCGAGGCGCCTCAGACAAGAGGAGGCCCGAAGCAGAAGGAGGCGGAGGCTCCTCGACGGCCCGGAGCACCGTCTTCGAGCTGCAAGTTGCAGACACCCCCGACGGGGAGAAGCAGCCCCAGCTGATTGTCAAAGGGCCTTTGGATCGAGAGCAGCGCGACGCCTATGAGCTGAGCCTCCGCGTGCGTGACGGTGGAGACCCAGCTCGCTCTTCGCAGGCCCTGCTGAGGGTGCTGATCACCGACGTGAACGACAACAGCCCCCGCTTCGAGAAGAGCGTCTACGAGGCCGACTTGGCGGAGAACAGCAGCCCTGGGACGCCCATTTTGCAGCTGCGGGCCGCCGACGCTGATGCTGGGGTCAACGGGCAGCTGGAGTACGTCTTTGGGGCGGCCACGGAGTCGGTGCGTCGCCTTCTCCGCCTGGACGAGGCCTCGGGATGGCTCAGTGTCCTCCACCGCATCGACCGCGAGGAGGTCAACCAGCTGCGCTTCAGCGTCATGGCGCGCGACAGGGGCCAGCCCCCCAAGAGCGACAAGGCCACCGTGGTACTCAACATCCGCGACGAGAACGACAACGTCCCCGCTATTGACATCCGCAAGATCGGACGCATCCCTCTGCGGGACGGGGTGGCCACAGTGGGCGAGGACGTGCTGGTGGACACCCCGGTGGCGCTGGTGCAGGTCTCGGACCGCGACCAGGGCGAGAACGGGGTGGTGACCTGCACGGTGGTGGGGGACGTCCCCTTCCAGCTCAAGCCGGCCagcgagggcgagggcgagccCCAGAACAAGCGCAAGTACTTCCTGCACACCTCGGCGCCCCTGGACTACGAGGCAGCGCGGGACTACAACGTCGTCATCGTCGCCGTCGACTCGGGCAGCCCCAGCCTCTCCAGCAACAACTCGCTTTTGGTCCGAGTGGCGGACGCGAACGACAACCCGCCCGTCTTCGGCCAGGCCCTGTTGGAGCTCTCCTTCCCGGAGAACAACGCGCCGGGAGAGCGTGTGGCGACCATCCTGGCCACCGACGCCGACAGCGGCAAGAACGCGGAGATCGCCTACTCCCTGGAGCCGCTCCCcgcttccccttcctcttcctcctccgagGCGGGCCTCTTCACCATCGACCCGGACTCGGGCGAGGTGCGCGTGCAGGCGGCGCTGGACCGGGAGCAGCGCGACGCCTACGAGTTCCAGGTGACGGCGCGCGACAAAGGGACGCCCTCCTTGCAGGGCTCCACGCGGGTGCTGCTCCGCGTGGCCGACCGCAACGACAACGAGCCGCGCTTCATGCAGGACGTCTTCACCTTCTACGTCAAGGAGAACCTGCAGCCCAACAGCCCCGTGGGCATGGTGACCGTCATGGACGCCGACAAGGGCCGCAACGCCCAGCTCAGCCTCTCCATCCAGGGCGAGGGCGAGAGCGGGATCTTCTCCATCGAGAACGACACGGGCACCATCTTCTCCGCCGTCTCCTTCGACCGGGAGATGCAGACGAGCTACACCTTCGCCGTCAAGGCGGTGGACGGCGGCGAGCCGGCCCGCTCCGCGACGGCCACGGTGTCGCTCTTTGTGATGGACGAGAACGACAACGCGCCGGTGGTGACGGCGCCGGCCAATGGCTCCTACACGGTGCTGCCGCCCTCCAGCCTCCCGCGCGTGGCGGTGGCCACGGTGCGGGCGCGCGACGCCGACGCCGGGCCCAACGCCGAGCTGAGCTACAGCCTGGTGGGCGGCAACCCTTTCCGCCTCTTTGAGATCGACGCGGCCAGCGGGGTGGTCTCGCTGGTGGGCCAGTTGGCGCCCAAGCACTACGGGCTCCACCGCTTGGTGGTGCAGGTCAACGACAGCGGGGCGCCGGGCCAAGCCACCACGGCCCTGCTCCACGTCTTCGTCAACGAGAGCTTAGCCAACGCCACGCTGGTGGAGAGCCAGGTGGCGCGCAGCCTCCACACGCCGCTGGGCCAGGACATCGCCGGCGACCCCAGCTACGAGCTGGGCAAGCAGCGGCTGAGCATCGCGGTGGGCGTGGTGGCCGGCGTGGTGACCGTGGCGCTGCTCCTGCTGGGCGTGGGCCTGGCCCGCTACTGCCGCGCCAAGGCCCACCAGCGCGGGGGCTACGAGGCCGGCAAGAAGGACCACGAGGACTTCTTCGCCCCCGCCCCGCTCCACCACCACGACAAGGCCAAGAAGCCCAAGAAGGACAAGAAGGGCAAGAAGGCGGCCGGGAAGCAGCCCCTCTACAGCAGCATCGTCACCGTCGAGGCCTCCAAGCCCAACGGGCAGCGCTACGACGGCGTCCACGAGAAGCTGGCCGGGGACAGCCCCGCCCTCAGCCGCTACCGCGCCGTCAACGGCGGGCCCGGGGGCAGCCCCGACCTGGCGCGGCACTACAAGTCCAGCTCGCCCCTGCCCACCGTCCAGCTCCACCCGCAGTCGCCCACCGCCGGGAAGAAGCACCAGGCCGTGCAGGAGCTGCCCCCCGCCAACACCTTCGTCGGCGCCGGGGACAACATCTCCATCGGCTCCGACCACTGCTCCGAGTACAGCTGCCAGGCCAGCAGCAAGTACAGCAAGCAG
- the PCDH7 gene encoding protocadherin-7 isoform X13, giving the protein MWRLRRLPALVRCCACWLLLLLPPPLGLVVPASAKQVLRYRLAEEGPADIRIGNVASDLGIVTGSGEVTFSLESGADYLKIDNMTGELSTTERRIDREKLPQCQMIFDENECFLDFEVSVIGPSQSWVDLFEGRVVILDINDNTPTFPSPVLTLTVEENRPVGTLYLLPTATDRDFGRNGIERYELLQEPGGGEGRRGASDKRRPEAEGGGGSSTARSTVFELQVADTPDGEKQPQLIVKGPLDREQRDAYELSLRVRDGGDPARSSQALLRVLITDVNDNSPRFEKSVYEADLAENSSPGTPILQLRAADADAGVNGQLEYVFGAATESVRRLLRLDEASGWLSVLHRIDREEVNQLRFSVMARDRGQPPKSDKATVVLNIRDENDNVPAIDIRKIGRIPLRDGVATVGEDVLVDTPVALVQVSDRDQGENGVVTCTVVGDVPFQLKPASEGEGEPQNKRKYFLHTSAPLDYEAARDYNVVIVAVDSGSPSLSSNNSLLVRVADANDNPPVFGQALLELSFPENNAPGERVATILATDADSGKNAEIAYSLEPLPASPSSSSSEAGLFTIDPDSGEVRVQAALDREQRDAYEFQVTARDKGTPSLQGSTRVLLRVADRNDNEPRFMQDVFTFYVKENLQPNSPVGMVTVMDADKGRNAQLSLSIQGEGESGIFSIENDTGTIFSAVSFDREMQTSYTFAVKAVDGGEPARSATATVSLFVMDENDNAPVVTAPANGSYTVLPPSSLPRVAVATVRARDADAGPNAELSYSLVGGNPFRLFEIDAASGVVSLVGQLAPKHYGLHRLVVQVNDSGAPGQATTALLHVFVNESLANATLVESQVARSLHTPLGQDIAGDPSYELGKQRLSIAVGVVAGVVTVALLLLGVGLARYCRAKAHQRGGYEAGKKDHEDFFAPAPLHHHDKAKKPKKDKKGKKAAGKQPLYSSIVTVEASKPNGQRYDGVHEKLAGDSPALSRYRAVNGGPGGSPDLARHYKSSSPLPTVQLHPQSPTAGKKHQAVQELPPANTFVGAGDNISIGSDHCSEYSCQASSKYSKQVPQALILTMNIQVPLLESRGLMLKISAIQQTIKDILPVKVKPSRCCWILTPSMPHHWLCWLGLLGAVIQTLL; this is encoded by the coding sequence ATGTGGCGGCTGCGCCGGCTGCCGGCCCTGGTGCGCTGCTGCGCCTGCTGGCTCCTTCTCCTGCTGCCTCCGCCGCTGGGGCTGGTGGTGCCGGCGTCGGCCAAGCAGGTGCTGCGCTACCGCCTGGCCGAGGAGGGCCCCGCCGACATCCGCATCGGCAACGTCGCCTCCGACCTGGGCATCGTCACCGGCTCGGGCGAGGTCACGTTCAGCCTCGAGTCCGGCGCCGACTACCTCAAGATCGACAACATGACGGGCGAGCTGAGCACCACCGAGCGCCGCATCGACCGCGAGAAGCTGCCGCAGTGCCAGATGATCTTCGACGAGAACGAGTGCTTCCTCGACTTCGAAGTCTCCGTCATCGGCCCTTCGCAGAGCTGGGTGGACCTCTTCGAAGGCCGGGTGGTCATCCTGGACATCAATGACAACACGCCGACCTTCCCGTCCCCAGTGCTGACGCTCACCGTGGAGGAGAACCGCCCCGTGGGCACTCTCTACCTCCTTCCCACCGCCACTGACCGCGACTTCGGGCGGAACGGAATCGAGCGCTATGAGCTGCTCCAAGAGCCCGGCGGTGGTGAGGGGCGGCGAGGCGCCTCAGACAAGAGGAGGCCCGAAGCAGAAGGAGGCGGAGGCTCCTCGACGGCCCGGAGCACCGTCTTCGAGCTGCAAGTTGCAGACACCCCCGACGGGGAGAAGCAGCCCCAGCTGATTGTCAAAGGGCCTTTGGATCGAGAGCAGCGCGACGCCTATGAGCTGAGCCTCCGCGTGCGTGACGGTGGAGACCCAGCTCGCTCTTCGCAGGCCCTGCTGAGGGTGCTGATCACCGACGTGAACGACAACAGCCCCCGCTTCGAGAAGAGCGTCTACGAGGCCGACTTGGCGGAGAACAGCAGCCCTGGGACGCCCATTTTGCAGCTGCGGGCCGCCGACGCTGATGCTGGGGTCAACGGGCAGCTGGAGTACGTCTTTGGGGCGGCCACGGAGTCGGTGCGTCGCCTTCTCCGCCTGGACGAGGCCTCGGGATGGCTCAGTGTCCTCCACCGCATCGACCGCGAGGAGGTCAACCAGCTGCGCTTCAGCGTCATGGCGCGCGACAGGGGCCAGCCCCCCAAGAGCGACAAGGCCACCGTGGTACTCAACATCCGCGACGAGAACGACAACGTCCCCGCTATTGACATCCGCAAGATCGGACGCATCCCTCTGCGGGACGGGGTGGCCACAGTGGGCGAGGACGTGCTGGTGGACACCCCGGTGGCGCTGGTGCAGGTCTCGGACCGCGACCAGGGCGAGAACGGGGTGGTGACCTGCACGGTGGTGGGGGACGTCCCCTTCCAGCTCAAGCCGGCCagcgagggcgagggcgagccCCAGAACAAGCGCAAGTACTTCCTGCACACCTCGGCGCCCCTGGACTACGAGGCAGCGCGGGACTACAACGTCGTCATCGTCGCCGTCGACTCGGGCAGCCCCAGCCTCTCCAGCAACAACTCGCTTTTGGTCCGAGTGGCGGACGCGAACGACAACCCGCCCGTCTTCGGCCAGGCCCTGTTGGAGCTCTCCTTCCCGGAGAACAACGCGCCGGGAGAGCGTGTGGCGACCATCCTGGCCACCGACGCCGACAGCGGCAAGAACGCGGAGATCGCCTACTCCCTGGAGCCGCTCCCcgcttccccttcctcttcctcctccgagGCGGGCCTCTTCACCATCGACCCGGACTCGGGCGAGGTGCGCGTGCAGGCGGCGCTGGACCGGGAGCAGCGCGACGCCTACGAGTTCCAGGTGACGGCGCGCGACAAAGGGACGCCCTCCTTGCAGGGCTCCACGCGGGTGCTGCTCCGCGTGGCCGACCGCAACGACAACGAGCCGCGCTTCATGCAGGACGTCTTCACCTTCTACGTCAAGGAGAACCTGCAGCCCAACAGCCCCGTGGGCATGGTGACCGTCATGGACGCCGACAAGGGCCGCAACGCCCAGCTCAGCCTCTCCATCCAGGGCGAGGGCGAGAGCGGGATCTTCTCCATCGAGAACGACACGGGCACCATCTTCTCCGCCGTCTCCTTCGACCGGGAGATGCAGACGAGCTACACCTTCGCCGTCAAGGCGGTGGACGGCGGCGAGCCGGCCCGCTCCGCGACGGCCACGGTGTCGCTCTTTGTGATGGACGAGAACGACAACGCGCCGGTGGTGACGGCGCCGGCCAATGGCTCCTACACGGTGCTGCCGCCCTCCAGCCTCCCGCGCGTGGCGGTGGCCACGGTGCGGGCGCGCGACGCCGACGCCGGGCCCAACGCCGAGCTGAGCTACAGCCTGGTGGGCGGCAACCCTTTCCGCCTCTTTGAGATCGACGCGGCCAGCGGGGTGGTCTCGCTGGTGGGCCAGTTGGCGCCCAAGCACTACGGGCTCCACCGCTTGGTGGTGCAGGTCAACGACAGCGGGGCGCCGGGCCAAGCCACCACGGCCCTGCTCCACGTCTTCGTCAACGAGAGCTTAGCCAACGCCACGCTGGTGGAGAGCCAGGTGGCGCGCAGCCTCCACACGCCGCTGGGCCAGGACATCGCCGGCGACCCCAGCTACGAGCTGGGCAAGCAGCGGCTGAGCATCGCGGTGGGCGTGGTGGCCGGCGTGGTGACCGTGGCGCTGCTCCTGCTGGGCGTGGGCCTGGCCCGCTACTGCCGCGCCAAGGCCCACCAGCGCGGGGGCTACGAGGCCGGCAAGAAGGACCACGAGGACTTCTTCGCCCCCGCCCCGCTCCACCACCACGACAAGGCCAAGAAGCCCAAGAAGGACAAGAAGGGCAAGAAGGCGGCCGGGAAGCAGCCCCTCTACAGCAGCATCGTCACCGTCGAGGCCTCCAAGCCCAACGGGCAGCGCTACGACGGCGTCCACGAGAAGCTGGCCGGGGACAGCCCCGCCCTCAGCCGCTACCGCGCCGTCAACGGCGGGCCCGGGGGCAGCCCCGACCTGGCGCGGCACTACAAGTCCAGCTCGCCCCTGCCCACCGTCCAGCTCCACCCGCAGTCGCCCACCGCCGGGAAGAAGCACCAGGCCGTGCAGGAGCTGCCCCCCGCCAACACCTTCGTCGGCGCCGGGGACAACATCTCCATCGGCTCCGACCACTGCTCCGAGTACAGCTGCCAGGCCAGCAGCAAGTACAGCAAGCAG
- the PCDH7 gene encoding protocadherin-7 isoform X12: MWRLRRLPALVRCCACWLLLLLPPPLGLVVPASAKQVLRYRLAEEGPADIRIGNVASDLGIVTGSGEVTFSLESGADYLKIDNMTGELSTTERRIDREKLPQCQMIFDENECFLDFEVSVIGPSQSWVDLFEGRVVILDINDNTPTFPSPVLTLTVEENRPVGTLYLLPTATDRDFGRNGIERYELLQEPGGGEGRRGASDKRRPEAEGGGGSSTARSTVFELQVADTPDGEKQPQLIVKGPLDREQRDAYELSLRVRDGGDPARSSQALLRVLITDVNDNSPRFEKSVYEADLAENSSPGTPILQLRAADADAGVNGQLEYVFGAATESVRRLLRLDEASGWLSVLHRIDREEVNQLRFSVMARDRGQPPKSDKATVVLNIRDENDNVPAIDIRKIGRIPLRDGVATVGEDVLVDTPVALVQVSDRDQGENGVVTCTVVGDVPFQLKPASEGEGEPQNKRKYFLHTSAPLDYEAARDYNVVIVAVDSGSPSLSSNNSLLVRVADANDNPPVFGQALLELSFPENNAPGERVATILATDADSGKNAEIAYSLEPLPASPSSSSSEAGLFTIDPDSGEVRVQAALDREQRDAYEFQVTARDKGTPSLQGSTRVLLRVADRNDNEPRFMQDVFTFYVKENLQPNSPVGMVTVMDADKGRNAQLSLSIQGEGESGIFSIENDTGTIFSAVSFDREMQTSYTFAVKAVDGGEPARSATATVSLFVMDENDNAPVVTAPANGSYTVLPPSSLPRVAVATVRARDADAGPNAELSYSLVGGNPFRLFEIDAASGVVSLVGQLAPKHYGLHRLVVQVNDSGAPGQATTALLHVFVNESLANATLVESQVARSLHTPLGQDIAGDPSYELGKQRLSIAVGVVAGVVTVALLLLGVGLARYCRAKAHQRGGYEAGKKDHEDFFAPAPLHHHDKAKKPKKDKKGKKAAGKQPLYSSIVTVEASKPNGQRYDGVHEKLAGDSPALSRYRAVNGGPGGSPDLARHYKSSSPLPTVQLHPQSPTAGKKHQAVQELPPANTFVGAGDNISIGSDHCSEYSCQASSKYSKQPFRRVTFSVVSQPQDPHQGSLQSCYDSGLEESETPSTSHIQSPNRTNGVPFGICGRFKTFTRCRPDWEVYSGM; the protein is encoded by the coding sequence ATGTGGCGGCTGCGCCGGCTGCCGGCCCTGGTGCGCTGCTGCGCCTGCTGGCTCCTTCTCCTGCTGCCTCCGCCGCTGGGGCTGGTGGTGCCGGCGTCGGCCAAGCAGGTGCTGCGCTACCGCCTGGCCGAGGAGGGCCCCGCCGACATCCGCATCGGCAACGTCGCCTCCGACCTGGGCATCGTCACCGGCTCGGGCGAGGTCACGTTCAGCCTCGAGTCCGGCGCCGACTACCTCAAGATCGACAACATGACGGGCGAGCTGAGCACCACCGAGCGCCGCATCGACCGCGAGAAGCTGCCGCAGTGCCAGATGATCTTCGACGAGAACGAGTGCTTCCTCGACTTCGAAGTCTCCGTCATCGGCCCTTCGCAGAGCTGGGTGGACCTCTTCGAAGGCCGGGTGGTCATCCTGGACATCAATGACAACACGCCGACCTTCCCGTCCCCAGTGCTGACGCTCACCGTGGAGGAGAACCGCCCCGTGGGCACTCTCTACCTCCTTCCCACCGCCACTGACCGCGACTTCGGGCGGAACGGAATCGAGCGCTATGAGCTGCTCCAAGAGCCCGGCGGTGGTGAGGGGCGGCGAGGCGCCTCAGACAAGAGGAGGCCCGAAGCAGAAGGAGGCGGAGGCTCCTCGACGGCCCGGAGCACCGTCTTCGAGCTGCAAGTTGCAGACACCCCCGACGGGGAGAAGCAGCCCCAGCTGATTGTCAAAGGGCCTTTGGATCGAGAGCAGCGCGACGCCTATGAGCTGAGCCTCCGCGTGCGTGACGGTGGAGACCCAGCTCGCTCTTCGCAGGCCCTGCTGAGGGTGCTGATCACCGACGTGAACGACAACAGCCCCCGCTTCGAGAAGAGCGTCTACGAGGCCGACTTGGCGGAGAACAGCAGCCCTGGGACGCCCATTTTGCAGCTGCGGGCCGCCGACGCTGATGCTGGGGTCAACGGGCAGCTGGAGTACGTCTTTGGGGCGGCCACGGAGTCGGTGCGTCGCCTTCTCCGCCTGGACGAGGCCTCGGGATGGCTCAGTGTCCTCCACCGCATCGACCGCGAGGAGGTCAACCAGCTGCGCTTCAGCGTCATGGCGCGCGACAGGGGCCAGCCCCCCAAGAGCGACAAGGCCACCGTGGTACTCAACATCCGCGACGAGAACGACAACGTCCCCGCTATTGACATCCGCAAGATCGGACGCATCCCTCTGCGGGACGGGGTGGCCACAGTGGGCGAGGACGTGCTGGTGGACACCCCGGTGGCGCTGGTGCAGGTCTCGGACCGCGACCAGGGCGAGAACGGGGTGGTGACCTGCACGGTGGTGGGGGACGTCCCCTTCCAGCTCAAGCCGGCCagcgagggcgagggcgagccCCAGAACAAGCGCAAGTACTTCCTGCACACCTCGGCGCCCCTGGACTACGAGGCAGCGCGGGACTACAACGTCGTCATCGTCGCCGTCGACTCGGGCAGCCCCAGCCTCTCCAGCAACAACTCGCTTTTGGTCCGAGTGGCGGACGCGAACGACAACCCGCCCGTCTTCGGCCAGGCCCTGTTGGAGCTCTCCTTCCCGGAGAACAACGCGCCGGGAGAGCGTGTGGCGACCATCCTGGCCACCGACGCCGACAGCGGCAAGAACGCGGAGATCGCCTACTCCCTGGAGCCGCTCCCcgcttccccttcctcttcctcctccgagGCGGGCCTCTTCACCATCGACCCGGACTCGGGCGAGGTGCGCGTGCAGGCGGCGCTGGACCGGGAGCAGCGCGACGCCTACGAGTTCCAGGTGACGGCGCGCGACAAAGGGACGCCCTCCTTGCAGGGCTCCACGCGGGTGCTGCTCCGCGTGGCCGACCGCAACGACAACGAGCCGCGCTTCATGCAGGACGTCTTCACCTTCTACGTCAAGGAGAACCTGCAGCCCAACAGCCCCGTGGGCATGGTGACCGTCATGGACGCCGACAAGGGCCGCAACGCCCAGCTCAGCCTCTCCATCCAGGGCGAGGGCGAGAGCGGGATCTTCTCCATCGAGAACGACACGGGCACCATCTTCTCCGCCGTCTCCTTCGACCGGGAGATGCAGACGAGCTACACCTTCGCCGTCAAGGCGGTGGACGGCGGCGAGCCGGCCCGCTCCGCGACGGCCACGGTGTCGCTCTTTGTGATGGACGAGAACGACAACGCGCCGGTGGTGACGGCGCCGGCCAATGGCTCCTACACGGTGCTGCCGCCCTCCAGCCTCCCGCGCGTGGCGGTGGCCACGGTGCGGGCGCGCGACGCCGACGCCGGGCCCAACGCCGAGCTGAGCTACAGCCTGGTGGGCGGCAACCCTTTCCGCCTCTTTGAGATCGACGCGGCCAGCGGGGTGGTCTCGCTGGTGGGCCAGTTGGCGCCCAAGCACTACGGGCTCCACCGCTTGGTGGTGCAGGTCAACGACAGCGGGGCGCCGGGCCAAGCCACCACGGCCCTGCTCCACGTCTTCGTCAACGAGAGCTTAGCCAACGCCACGCTGGTGGAGAGCCAGGTGGCGCGCAGCCTCCACACGCCGCTGGGCCAGGACATCGCCGGCGACCCCAGCTACGAGCTGGGCAAGCAGCGGCTGAGCATCGCGGTGGGCGTGGTGGCCGGCGTGGTGACCGTGGCGCTGCTCCTGCTGGGCGTGGGCCTGGCCCGCTACTGCCGCGCCAAGGCCCACCAGCGCGGGGGCTACGAGGCCGGCAAGAAGGACCACGAGGACTTCTTCGCCCCCGCCCCGCTCCACCACCACGACAAGGCCAAGAAGCCCAAGAAGGACAAGAAGGGCAAGAAGGCGGCCGGGAAGCAGCCCCTCTACAGCAGCATCGTCACCGTCGAGGCCTCCAAGCCCAACGGGCAGCGCTACGACGGCGTCCACGAGAAGCTGGCCGGGGACAGCCCCGCCCTCAGCCGCTACCGCGCCGTCAACGGCGGGCCCGGGGGCAGCCCCGACCTGGCGCGGCACTACAAGTCCAGCTCGCCCCTGCCCACCGTCCAGCTCCACCCGCAGTCGCCCACCGCCGGGAAGAAGCACCAGGCCGTGCAGGAGCTGCCCCCCGCCAACACCTTCGTCGGCGCCGGGGACAACATCTCCATCGGCTCCGACCACTGCTCCGAGTACAGCTGCCAGGCCAGCAGCAAGTACAGCAAGCAG